A window of Bacteroidia bacterium genomic DNA:
TGGTGGTATATTCCGGACGGTAAAATCGCTCATAAAATTCCAGCGAATAATCATACTGGTTGGGCATTTCCACAATGTCCTCAAAAAATCCCATCGTGGTGTGTTTGTAAGTATGCGCGGTGAAAGCAGTGTTATTTATGGCTTCATCAATTTGCCGGAACTGATTCGCAAAATTCTTGGTGTACTCGCCTTTAACGGCTCCTGCTTCCACTTTAAAATCCGGGACAGAATAATTGAGATGCATAAACCTGTCGGCCTCCACCTCGAACATTTGGTCCAGCATTTCCGCGCTGCCGGTCATGTGATAAATTGTGCGGTCAAGCCAGGTGTTGGCATTGGCTGCGGCTCCCATAGCTTTCAGTACACGGCCATATTTATCTTTAGGATAAGTATCCGTACCGCGAAACATCATGTGCTCAAAAAAGTGAGCAAAGCCGGTTTTTCCGGCCTCCACTTCTTCGCGCGAGCCCACGCGCACCACGATATTGAAGGTGGCAATGCCCGGACTGCCAAATGGCACGGTAACTACGTTGAGCCCGTTCTCAAGCTGCGTTTGCTGGATGGGATATGGAAATATTGCGGAGCGGCCGGTATCGCTTTCCGTGGCAGCGGCCTGATCGGTACTGTCCACGTTCTCACCTGTTGAGCATCCGGCCATCCACAAGCCTATACACATCAGGAAAATCAGATTTTTCATAAATTATGGTTTGATTGCTTTTTTAAATTCAGTTGCCAAAAATATTTAATAAGAAGGAGTCTTTTGATGTTTTAACAGAAATAAACATTTGGGCTATTCCCAATCCGGGTTTTTGAGGTGCTTTTATTCTTTATAATTTTTCGAGAACCTTTTCAATAAAATCCTCCATTTGCTGTTTTGGGTTTTTGCTGAATTCATGGGTGGCACGGTTGGCCAGCACCATGTCCAGCGTAATGCAGTGATGGCCCAGCAGCCTTGATAAACCATAGATCGCACTGGTTTCCATCTCAAAGTTGGTAATGGCAAAATTGCCGCTGCGAAACCTGCCCAGATGGCTGAGCAGATTGCCATAGCGTGCAGGGAGGCGAAGGCTCCTGCCCTGCGGCCCATAAAACCCGGGACAGGTAACAGTAATTCCTTCCACCATTTCTTCGTTAAATTTCTTCGCCAGCGAAACGGAACCACTGAACAGGTAGAATGGCAGCTCATAATTCATCAGGAAGAGGTGATGCCGCAATTCCTCATGCAGGGTCTGCTCGTCAGTATGGTATTCGTATTTGTAAAACTGTAGCAAATTATCCAGCCCCACGCTGTAGCGCGAGATGATCCCACTGCCGGGATGAATTTCCGGTTGCAAAGCCCCACATGTGCCGATGCGAATTATATTCAGGCTTTGCAACTCAGTCCTTGCGTGCCTGGCTTCAAAATCAATATTTACCAGCGCATCGAGTTCATTCATTACAATATCCACGTTATCGGTGCCTATGCCGGTACTAATGGCCGTAATTCGCTTTCCCCGGCATATTCCTGTGTGGGTAACGAATTCACGGTTTTGCTTCCGCACCTCTATGGCATCAAAGTGTGCCGAAATCTGCGCCACCCGTCCGGGATCGCCCACCAAAATGACGGTGCCAGCCAGTTCGCCAGGGAAAAGATGCAAATGAAAAACGCTGCCAT
This region includes:
- a CDS encoding pitrilysin family protein — its product is MKNLIFLMCIGLWMAGCSTGENVDSTDQAAATESDTGRSAIFPYPIQQTQLENGLNVVTVPFGSPGIATFNIVVRVGSREEVEAGKTGFAHFFEHMMFRGTDTYPKDKYGRVLKAMGAAANANTWLDRTIYHMTGSAEMLDQMFEVEADRFMHLNYSVPDFKVEAGAVKGEYTKNFANQFRQIDEAINNTAFTAHTYKHTTMGFFEDIVEMPNQYDYSLEFYERFYRPEYTTIIVVGDVTQEKVNELAEKYFGMWERGSYKADIPVEPPQTETRYTHIQNEGFIPFVSLNYKGPAYSDTEVDMAALEIISTMMFSESSELYKKLIVDEQKAMNLFGYIFFTRDPYLFQIGALTNDEENLPYIKQTIVEALDSLKQVPVEEQLLENTKSHIRYNFAMGLDNPDDISDAINYFTWVSGDPASINRYYALFDRITPEDIRQVAQKYFTADRLTLGTISSKEEGGIK
- a CDS encoding nucleoside phosphorylase, with the translated sequence MKTIPDTELILNADGSVFHLHLFPGELAGTVILVGDPGRVAQISAHFDAIEVRKQNREFVTHTGICRGKRITAISTGIGTDNVDIVMNELDALVNIDFEARHARTELQSLNIIRIGTCGALQPEIHPGSGIISRYSVGLDNLLQFYKYEYHTDEQTLHEELRHHLFLMNYELPFYLFSGSVSLAKKFNEEMVEGITVTCPGFYGPQGRSLRLPARYGNLLSHLGRFRSGNFAITNFEMETSAIYGLSRLLGHHCITLDMVLANRATHEFSKNPKQQMEDFIEKVLEKL